TCAAAAATTAAATATCAAAAATTAAAAATAAGGAAGTTATTTTTGAATTTTAATTTGTCATTTTGATATTTGCATTTTTACTTTTGATTTAACTTGATTTGTCATTTTGCATTTTGATTTTTGAATTTTGCATTTAAAATTCTATTTCTCTGCCTTCAACTGCGGGAATAGTATTACATCCCTTATGGACGCTGAATTTGTCAGGAGCATCACAATCCTGTCTATGCCTATGCCGCAGCCTGCTGTAGGCGGCATACCATATTCAAGGGCACGGATAAAATCTTCATCCATCTCGTGTGCCTCTTCATCACCAAGAGACTTTTCCTTTGACTGCTCTGTAAATCTTTCCTTCTGGTCAATCGGGTCATTTAGTTCTGAAAATGCATTGGCGATTTCTCTTCCTGCCACAAGGAGTTCAAACCTGTCAACAACTTGAGGGTCTTTCTCATTTTTTCTGGAAAGGGGGGATACATCCAGGGGGTAATGGGTTACAAATGTAGGCTGTATAAATTCGGGTTCGGCAACATGCTCAAATATCTCCGCAATAATCTTGCCATGGCTAAAACCTGCTGCAACATCAAGGTTAAGTTTTTTTGCGTAGATATATGCAGCATTTTTATCGCTAAATATATCATCACCTGCATCGCTGTATTTCAATACGGCATCCTTAACGCTTATCCTCTGCCAAGGCGGTGTTAAATCAATAGTATAACCTTGATATTCAATCTTAAGCCCTCCGCAGACCTCCTGTGCAATGGATGTAATCATCTCTTCTGTTAAACTCATCATGCCTTCAAATGTAGCATATGCAAGGTAAAACTCAAGCATTGTAAACTCAGGGTTATGTTGTGTAGAAATGCCTTCATTTCTGAAATTCCTATTTATCTCATACACCCTTTCAAAACCGCCGACAACAAGCCTTTTAAGATACAGTTCAGGGGCAATCCTCAAATACAAGTCCATATCCAATGTATTATGATGGGTTTTGAACGGCTTTGCAGCAGCACCACCGGGTATTATCTGCATCATCGGTGTTTCTACTTCCAGAAAATCCCTGTTGTTTAAGAATTCTCTTATGAGTTGTATAATCCTTGTCCTCTTTATAAATACATCCCGGACCTCATGGTTTGCAATTAGGTCAACATATCTCTGACGGTATCTGATTTCAATATCAGTTAGTCCATGCCATTTTTCAGGCAAAGGTCGGAGC
The sequence above is drawn from the Deltaproteobacteria bacterium genome and encodes:
- the lysS gene encoding lysine--tRNA ligase, which translates into the protein MKTTEEKPVLKSFNSGSDEILNRLEKLKNLQANGINPYPNDFIVKDTTADIIKRFGSLTREELTSKNDTVITAGRIMVIRDFGKASFFHIQDRKGRVQVYIKKDIIGEKAYDLYKHYIDTGDVVGISGTVFRTKTDELTIEAKGIKLLSKSLRPLPEKWHGLTDIEIRYRQRYVDLIANHEVRDVFIKRTRIIQLIREFLNNRDFLEVETPMMQIIPGGAAAKPFKTHHNTLDMDLYLRIAPELYLKRLVVGGFERVYEINRNFRNEGISTQHNPEFTMLEFYLAYATFEGMMSLTEEMITSIAQEVCGGLKIEYQGYTIDLTPPWQRISVKDAVLKYSDAGDDIFSDKNAAYIYAKKLNLDVAAGFSHGKIIAEIFEHVAEPEFIQPTFVTHYPLDVSPLSRKNEKDPQVVDRFELLVAGREIANAFSELNDPIDQKERFTEQSKEKSLGDEEAHEMDEDFIRALEYGMPPTAGCGIGIDRIVMLLTNSASIRDVILFPQLKAEK